A genome region from Natranaeroarchaeum sulfidigenes includes the following:
- the trxA gene encoding thioredoxin, whose product MTTDTRSETAASPSDPVQIESETHLDEIVAEGGVVLVDFYADWCGPCQMMEPSIEALAEESDATVAKVDVDALQQLASAYGVRGVPTLVVFANGEQVDQQVGMLGEDRLFDLVDEYATD is encoded by the coding sequence ATGACAACTGATACACGAAGTGAAACTGCAGCGTCGCCGAGCGATCCGGTACAGATCGAAAGCGAGACCCACCTCGACGAAATCGTCGCAGAGGGCGGTGTCGTCCTCGTCGACTTCTATGCTGACTGGTGTGGTCCCTGTCAGATGATGGAACCGTCGATCGAGGCACTCGCAGAGGAATCTGACGCGACTGTCGCGAAGGTCGATGTCGACGCTTTGCAGCAACTGGCTAGCGCATACGGTGTCCGCGGCGTCCCGACGCTCGTCGTCTTCGCTAACGGTGAGCAGGTCGACCAGCAGGTAGGAATGCTGGGCGAGGACCGGCTGTTCGACCTCGTC